A single region of the Felis catus isolate Fca126 chromosome F2, F.catus_Fca126_mat1.0, whole genome shotgun sequence genome encodes:
- the GFUS gene encoding GDP-L-fucose synthase yields the protein MSEPGGSVRILVTGGSGLVGRAIQEVVADGAGLPGEDWVFVSSKDADLTDAAQTRALFEKVRPTHVIHLAAMVGGLFRNIKYNLDFWRKNIHINDNVLHSAFEVGVRKVVSCLSTCIFPDKTTYPIDETMIHNGPPHNSNFGYSYAKRMIDVQNRAYFQQHGCTFTAVIPTNVFGPHDNFNIEDGHVLPGLIHKVHLAKSSGSALTVWGTGKPRRQFIYSLDLARLFIWVLREYDEVEPIILSVGEEDEVSIQEAAEAVVEAMDFRGEVTFDTSKSDGQFKKTASNGKLRTYLPDFRFTPFKQAVKETCAWFTHNYEQARK from the exons ATGAGTGAGCCTGGGGGGTCAGTGCGAATCCTAGTGACAGGTGGCTCTGGGCTGGTGGGCAGAGCCATCCAAGAGGTGGTAGCAGATGGAGCTGGGCTGCCTGGAGAGGACTGGGTGTTCGTCTCCTCCAAGGATGCTGACCTCAC GGATGCTGCACAGACCCGAGCCCTGTTTGAAAAGGTCCGGCCCACGCATGTCATCCACCTTGCTGCAATGGTGGGGGGCCTGTTCCGGAATATCAAATACAATTTGGACTTCTGG AGGAAAAACATTCACATCAACGACAACGTCCTGCACTCGGCCTTCGAGGTGGGCGTGCGCAAGGTGGTCTCCTGCCTGTCTACCTGCATCTTCCCGGACAAGACCACCTACCCTATTGACGAGACTATG ATCCACAATGGGCCGCCGCACAACAGCAATTTTGGCTACTCCTACGCCAAGAGGATGATCGACGTGCAGAACAG GGCCTACTTCCAGCAGCACGGCTGCACTTTTACCGCCGTCATCCCAACCAACGTCTTCGGGCCCCACGACAACTTCAACATCGAGGACGGCCACGTGCTGCCCGGCCTCATCCACAAAGTGCACCTGGCTAAGA GCAGCGGCTCAGCCCTGACGGTGTGGGGCACTGGCAAGCCACGGAGGCAGTTCATCTACTCACTG GACCTGGCTCGGCTCTTCATCTGGGTCCTGCGGGAGTACGATGAGGTGGAACCCATCATCCTGTCAg TGGGCGAGGAGGATGAGGTCTCTATCCAGGAGGCAGCCGAAGCCGTGGTGGAGGCCATGGACTTCCGCGGGGAGGTCACT TTTGATACAAGCAAGTCAGACGGGCAGTTCAAGAAGACGGCCAGTAACGGCAAGCTTCGGACCTACTTGCCCGACTTCCGGTTCACACCCTTCAAGCAGG CTGTGAAGGAGACCTGTGCCTGGTTCACCCACAACTACGAACAGGCCCGGAAGTGA